The bacterium genome window below encodes:
- a CDS encoding response regulator transcription factor: MRILVVEDDDKIANFIMRGLQQAGMAVDRVSDGEEAYYFVMNENYDAAVVDLMLPKVDGLTLIRRMRDKKIKTPVIICSAKRSVDDRVNGLHSGGDDYLVKPFSFSELLARVQALIRRSSNTPETHKLSVGDLTADVLTREVKRGEDQIELQPREFALLEYLMRNSGRVVSKAMILEHVWDYNFDPQINVVDVLVCRLRNKIDKDFGEKLLHTIRGVGYVLRRG; the protein is encoded by the coding sequence ATGAGAATCCTGGTGGTGGAGGACGATGACAAGATCGCCAACTTTATCATGAGAGGATTGCAGCAGGCAGGGATGGCCGTTGACCGGGTGAGTGATGGCGAAGAAGCATACTATTTTGTGATGAACGAAAACTATGATGCCGCCGTTGTTGATCTCATGCTCCCCAAGGTTGACGGTCTTACATTGATTCGCCGCATGCGCGATAAGAAAATCAAAACACCTGTAATCATTTGCAGCGCGAAACGATCCGTGGATGATCGTGTCAACGGCCTTCATTCGGGAGGAGATGATTATCTTGTAAAGCCGTTTTCCTTCTCCGAACTTCTTGCGCGAGTCCAGGCGTTGATCCGCCGGAGCAGCAATACACCTGAGACGCACAAACTGTCCGTTGGAGATTTGACAGCGGACGTTCTAACTCGAGAAGTGAAACGTGGCGAGGATCAGATCGAGCTTCAACCGCGCGAGTTTGCATTGCTGGAATACTTGATGCGCAACTCCGGTCGTGTAGTTTCGAAAGCTATGATTTTGGAACATGTTTGGGATTACAATTTCGATCCGCAAATCAATGTTGTGGATGTGCTTGTCTGCAGGTTGAGAAATAAAATCGACAAAGATTTCGGTGAAAAGCTCCTTCATACAATCCGTGGAGTCGGCTACGTTCTAAGACGTGGTTAA
- a CDS encoding ATP-binding cassette domain-containing protein, with product MQEKEVCIKIEKLCKSFNHEQVLNGVNLRVRESETVAVLGRSGTGKSVLLKLMIGLMKPDSGSIRIKNQEMTALPLEKLNEARKRIGFLFQYAALYDSLTVEGNVEFPLLWHSKLSKEERREKTHQLLSRVGMEDAAKKMPGELSGGMKKRVALARSLALDPSIMLLDEPTAGLDPVTAAEIHELFSGLRGERKVSTVVVTHDMYTVQAISDRVVMLHEGRIVFEGAPERLEESSDPQVSEFMKHTM from the coding sequence ATGCAAGAAAAGGAAGTCTGCATAAAAATTGAAAAGCTCTGTAAGTCCTTTAACCATGAGCAGGTTTTGAACGGCGTTAATCTGCGGGTCAGGGAAAGCGAGACCGTTGCAGTTCTGGGCAGAAGCGGCACCGGAAAAAGCGTGCTGTTGAAACTAATGATCGGGTTAATGAAACCGGACTCAGGATCCATCCGGATCAAAAACCAGGAAATGACTGCTCTGCCTCTGGAGAAGCTGAATGAGGCCAGGAAACGAATTGGATTTCTTTTTCAGTATGCTGCGCTTTACGATTCTCTAACAGTGGAAGGAAATGTTGAGTTTCCACTTCTCTGGCATAGCAAACTTTCAAAGGAAGAAAGGAGGGAGAAGACACATCAGCTTTTATCTCGCGTGGGGATGGAAGATGCGGCAAAGAAAATGCCGGGTGAACTTTCGGGCGGTATGAAGAAAAGAGTAGCTCTCGCGCGCTCTCTTGCGCTGGATCCTTCCATCATGCTTCTCGATGAACCAACAGCCGGATTGGATCCCGTTACGGCAGCAGAGATTCACGAATTGTTTTCCGGTCTTCGCGGAGAACGGAAAGTGTCCACGGTTGTCGTAACTCATGATATGTACACAGTTCAAGCCATTTCAGACCGTGTGGTGATGCTGCATGAAGGCAGAATTGTTTTTGAAGGAGCCCCAGAGCGGCTGGAGGAGAGTTCTGATCCTCAAGTCTCGGAATTCATGAAACACACAATGTAA
- a CDS encoding ABC transporter permease, producing the protein MHLRDSLIRFGAGSMLPAVIVLSVIKETGPIVTALVLSGRVAAGIGAELGSMKVTEQIDAMEASAINPYQVLVVTRVLACILILPLLTIVADFCGILMGWISNALVEPISWRLFLEEGFKELTYSDLLPAILKTTVFGFIIGLIGCFQGMRTRGGTEGVGRSTTASVVLASLFVILADVFLVRLILTFFP; encoded by the coding sequence ATGCATTTACGGGATAGCTTGATCCGTTTCGGAGCCGGATCGATGTTACCGGCGGTTATTGTTTTGTCCGTTATCAAAGAAACGGGACCGATTGTTACAGCTCTGGTTTTAAGCGGTCGTGTAGCTGCCGGTATTGGCGCTGAGCTGGGATCGATGAAGGTAACAGAACAAATTGATGCCATGGAAGCGTCCGCGATCAATCCATACCAGGTACTGGTGGTCACACGAGTGCTGGCGTGTATTTTGATTCTACCGTTATTGACAATCGTCGCAGATTTTTGCGGAATCCTCATGGGTTGGATTTCGAACGCTCTGGTTGAACCGATCTCCTGGAGACTTTTCCTGGAGGAGGGATTCAAGGAACTAACTTATAGCGATCTGTTACCGGCGATCTTAAAGACAACTGTTTTCGGTTTCATCATCGGCTTGATCGGATGCTTTCAAGGAATGCGCACGAGAGGCGGCACAGAAGGAGTGGGACGATCGACTACTGCATCTGTAGTGCTTGCATCTTTGTTTGTGATTCTCGCTGATGTTTTTCTCGTGCGACTGATCCTGACCTTTTTCCCATAG
- a CDS encoding MBL fold metallo-hydrolase gives MKKRAGAGFQESPDSFWRAARIRDTLQVDRLLIMRSLRFAQPILLVTMIFFALFASRNELADLEESNQQAINLLEKSLNAYGTEDNLKLSLTVKSNFVSEGQSLNAIAPFEHYPLRIDLKMDQKSHRLSARTNTSIAGDFVFTDHVFLQNGKGYSVNPHLKSYREVNGEPWVVQFLFPHRTVLQALQNRASLRLINPSTVSFSTSSGQVTTHSIDPKTYLIRKSWQLLPMGVYGDGIRELEFVSYRKAGTLLVPEKLIMTSRNQVHGLIQNIYSFENITTDFDFEPEDFDLSSGFSTADYSYRKTFGVQNLAKDVYLLENVNGSTYQWSYNVLVVTFDEFVLVAEAPVSSEVSESVLQKIRELAPGKPVRYLIQSHHHSDHLGGIRTYIAEGCTILTGSGSVPLIEKITAAPFRLNPDRLYKNAVKPVIEPVNGKRVIQDSHHQIVIYDIGPTPHSTQMLIVYLPDEKILYQSDMINEGEYPENETTRHFYKKIEQLSLQPTTIAGLHGKTINKP, from the coding sequence ATGAAAAAACGCGCTGGCGCCGGTTTCCAGGAATCGCCTGATTCCTTTTGGCGCGCAGCAAGAATTCGGGATACACTTCAAGTGGATCGTTTACTAATTATGCGTTCGTTACGATTCGCACAACCCATTCTACTTGTAACTATGATCTTCTTTGCTTTGTTTGCTTCGCGGAATGAACTTGCAGATCTGGAAGAATCCAACCAGCAAGCGATTAATCTTTTGGAAAAATCCCTGAACGCTTACGGAACGGAAGATAATCTAAAACTCTCACTGACAGTGAAAAGCAATTTTGTGAGTGAAGGCCAGTCGCTGAATGCGATCGCTCCTTTCGAGCACTATCCTCTACGGATCGATCTCAAGATGGATCAGAAATCTCACCGACTCTCGGCGCGCACAAATACCTCCATCGCCGGAGATTTTGTTTTTACCGACCATGTATTTCTGCAAAACGGCAAAGGCTACTCTGTGAATCCTCATCTGAAATCGTACAGGGAGGTTAACGGCGAACCGTGGGTCGTTCAATTCCTTTTTCCTCACAGAACTGTTCTTCAGGCCCTTCAGAATCGCGCTTCCTTGCGTTTGATCAACCCCTCCACGGTTTCTTTCTCAACATCTTCTGGACAGGTTACGACTCATTCGATCGATCCGAAAACCTACCTCATTAGAAAGAGCTGGCAACTCCTTCCGATGGGCGTCTACGGTGATGGAATCAGAGAGCTCGAATTCGTTTCGTACAGAAAAGCCGGAACACTCCTGGTCCCAGAAAAGCTGATTATGACCAGTCGCAATCAAGTGCATGGTTTGATTCAAAACATCTACAGTTTCGAAAACATCACCACTGATTTTGATTTTGAACCGGAGGACTTTGATCTTTCTTCGGGCTTTTCCACAGCGGACTACTCCTATCGCAAGACTTTCGGTGTTCAAAATCTGGCTAAGGATGTTTATCTTTTGGAAAACGTCAACGGTTCCACGTACCAGTGGTCATACAATGTGTTGGTGGTAACGTTTGATGAATTCGTTTTGGTTGCCGAAGCTCCGGTCAGTAGCGAAGTTTCGGAAAGCGTTTTGCAGAAAATTCGCGAGCTCGCACCCGGGAAGCCGGTGCGTTATCTCATTCAAAGCCATCATCACAGCGATCATCTGGGTGGTATTCGTACTTATATCGCGGAAGGATGCACGATTTTGACAGGTTCCGGTTCAGTTCCGTTGATCGAAAAAATTACGGCAGCGCCGTTTCGGCTCAATCCGGACCGTCTTTACAAAAACGCTGTGAAGCCTGTCATCGAACCGGTCAATGGAAAACGAGTCATTCAAGATTCTCATCATCAGATCGTGATCTACGATATCGGCCCTACACCGCACAGCACGCAAATGTTGATCGTGTACCTGCCGGATGAAAAAATTCTTTACCAATCAGACATGATAAACGAAGGAGAGTACCCGGAAAATGAAACAACACGCCATTTCTACAAGAAGATCGAACAGCTAAGCCTTCAGCCAACAACAATTGCAGGCCTTCATGGGAAGACCATCAACAAGCCATAG
- a CDS encoding MlaD family protein encodes MSRTARLGTFIFGSLLILAAAVFFIGQKEFLFSKTYRLQARFENVMGLNDGAPVRVGGVHVGTVDHIRMPSKAGDQITVVMDLKSSTQKVLKKDSAASILTEGLLGNKYVSISFGSEKAEPVRNGDTIRGYPSMDFTDLIEKSGKVLDVTKATLANVEQATVNLKSITCKIDQGQGTVGQLVNDRKVYDNINKTVVEAQAGVTSFHENMEALKGNFLVRGFFKKRGYFDSAELTNHEIGKFPKQSLRKKFIYRSQDLFEKPTTARFRNEKPLNRAGEFLERAPFDLVVVTAYTGEGEKEKSLELTRAQAMVVRQYLVEHFKVDDSRLKTKGMGDVKLPADESNLPGRIEIAIY; translated from the coding sequence ATGTCAAGAACAGCACGCTTAGGCACATTTATTTTTGGGTCGTTGCTCATTCTTGCAGCGGCTGTCTTTTTTATCGGGCAAAAGGAATTCCTTTTCAGCAAAACCTACCGTTTGCAAGCGAGGTTTGAAAACGTCATGGGACTAAATGATGGGGCCCCGGTGCGTGTTGGCGGAGTTCATGTGGGAACAGTGGATCATATCCGAATGCCTTCAAAAGCTGGCGATCAGATAACCGTTGTTATGGATTTGAAAAGCTCCACGCAGAAGGTCTTAAAGAAAGATTCGGCTGCGTCCATATTGACCGAAGGTCTCCTCGGTAACAAATATGTATCGATCTCCTTTGGATCGGAAAAGGCTGAACCAGTTCGGAACGGAGACACGATTCGTGGTTATCCTTCGATGGATTTTACCGATCTGATCGAAAAGTCCGGCAAGGTTCTCGATGTCACAAAAGCCACTTTAGCCAATGTGGAACAGGCAACCGTGAATCTCAAATCGATCACATGCAAAATCGATCAAGGGCAAGGCACCGTTGGGCAGCTGGTGAATGATCGTAAAGTCTATGACAACATCAACAAGACGGTGGTGGAGGCGCAAGCCGGCGTGACTTCTTTCCATGAGAACATGGAAGCGCTCAAGGGCAATTTTCTGGTTCGCGGATTCTTCAAGAAAAGGGGATATTTTGATTCAGCGGAGTTGACAAACCATGAGATCGGGAAATTCCCAAAACAATCCTTAAGGAAAAAATTTATTTACCGCTCTCAGGATCTTTTTGAGAAACCGACTACTGCCAGGTTTAGGAATGAAAAACCGTTGAATCGTGCCGGAGAGTTTTTAGAAAGGGCTCCGTTTGACCTGGTAGTTGTGACAGCCTACACAGGCGAAGGCGAAAAAGAGAAGAGCCTCGAATTAACGCGAGCCCAAGCGATGGTCGTTCGGCAATATCTGGTCGAACACTTCAAGGTCGACGATTCACGTCTGAAGACGAAAGGCATGGGCGATGTGAAGTTGCCCGCAGACGAATCGAACCTCCCGGGACGAATAGAAATCGCAATCTATTAG
- a CDS encoding LbtU family siderophore porin produces the protein MSYWFVAILATLLAVGPVFGQEEVSTGEEEEEARSYRTREERRSAGLKFKITDGVVLTGLFESEYIYEGFRLRDESRAQEDEFSAPLQLGLEMVPSSWAKVELIYEYDIAGNEHILDEAVLIMKAGDFDVELGKLYVPFGEYFSHFVTGPMLEFGETRDAGVVLSYTPNARLDLSTFVYKGRAVQEESGGSSLDWGFSAECSPFDFGTFAISYLSDLADSQERFLNDSNHRYENRVGALSGYGLVGYGPFEVTAEFVYALSSFEELDSGQNRPRAWNLELAYYPKNELELALRYERSNEFKDEPRFKTGIGATWHAAKNIYLSLEYLHGKFNGEFSEDSEEPSPRTLHQFAARISIL, from the coding sequence ATGAGCTACTGGTTCGTTGCAATCCTTGCGACTCTACTCGCCGTTGGCCCTGTCTTTGGGCAGGAAGAAGTTTCGACCGGCGAAGAAGAGGAAGAGGCCCGCAGCTATAGGACCCGGGAAGAGAGACGAAGCGCCGGTTTGAAGTTCAAAATTACGGACGGCGTGGTACTCACAGGTCTGTTTGAGTCTGAATACATTTACGAAGGATTCAGACTGCGCGATGAGTCGCGCGCTCAGGAAGATGAATTTTCGGCGCCGCTTCAACTGGGTCTGGAAATGGTTCCTTCTTCATGGGCAAAAGTTGAACTGATCTATGAATACGACATCGCGGGCAACGAACACATACTGGATGAAGCCGTTCTCATCATGAAAGCAGGCGATTTTGATGTAGAGCTTGGAAAATTGTACGTGCCGTTTGGCGAATATTTCAGCCATTTCGTGACCGGACCGATGCTGGAGTTTGGAGAAACGCGGGATGCGGGAGTCGTGCTGTCCTATACACCGAACGCCAGGCTTGATCTTTCTACCTTTGTTTATAAAGGACGCGCCGTGCAAGAGGAGTCAGGCGGTTCCAGTCTGGATTGGGGATTTTCTGCGGAGTGCTCTCCCTTCGACTTTGGAACTTTTGCAATCAGTTACCTGTCCGATCTGGCTGATTCGCAAGAACGTTTCTTGAACGATAGTAATCACCGATACGAAAACCGGGTTGGGGCGCTTAGCGGATACGGGTTGGTTGGTTACGGTCCTTTTGAAGTTACGGCCGAATTTGTTTATGCGCTCAGCTCATTTGAAGAACTCGACTCCGGACAAAACCGACCCCGCGCATGGAATCTTGAGCTGGCTTACTATCCCAAAAACGAACTGGAACTGGCCCTGCGCTACGAAAGAAGCAACGAATTCAAAGATGAACCCCGATTCAAAACAGGAATAGGAGCCACCTGGCACGCAGCTAAAAATATTTATCTTTCCCTGGAATATCTTCACGGAAAATTTAACGGCGAGTTTTCAGAAGATTCCGAAGAGCCTTCCCCGCGCACGCTTCATCAGTTTGCCGCCCGAATCAGCATTTTGTAA